One window from the genome of Moorena sp. SIOASIH encodes:
- a CDS encoding M10 family metallopeptidase C-terminal domain-containing protein gives MSRNDTIVGVNPSSNNPGINEIDTLTGGAGADTFVIGNSNNPYYVGGGGPAGLNDYALITDFQSGTDKIQLKQGINYTFGSNFIALDSASGQDIIAIVSPGYDQGDLIFV, from the coding sequence ATGTCACGTAATGATACCATCGTAGGTGTAAATCCCAGCAGTAACAATCCAGGTATTAATGAAATTGATACCTTAACCGGAGGAGCTGGTGCTGATACATTTGTGATTGGAAATAGCAATAATCCTTACTATGTCGGGGGGGGAGGACCTGCGGGTCTCAATGACTACGCTCTAATTACGGATTTCCAATCTGGTACGGATAAAATTCAACTCAAGCAAGGCATTAACTATACCTTTGGTTCCAACTTTATCGCTCTCGATTCTGCTTCGGGCCAAGACATTATTGCTATAGTTTCTCCTGGCTATGACCAAGGGGATCTGATCTTTGTATAA